A genomic stretch from Canis lupus familiaris isolate Mischka breed German Shepherd chromosome 15, alternate assembly UU_Cfam_GSD_1.0, whole genome shotgun sequence includes:
- the PPIE gene encoding peptidyl-prolyl cis-trans isomerase E: MATTKRVLYVGGLAEEVDDKVLHAAFIPFGDITDIQIPLDYETEKHRGFAFVEFELAEDAAAAIDNMNESELFGRTIRVNLAKPMRIKEGSSRPVWSDDDWLKKFSGKTLEENKEEEGSEPPKVETQEGEPAAKKARSNPQVYMDIKIGNKPAGRIQMLLRSDVVPMTAENFRCLCTHEKGFGFKGSSFHRIIPQFMCQGGDFTNHNGTGGKSIYGKKFDDENFILKHTGPGLLSMANSGPNTNGSQFFLTCDKTDWLDGKHVVFGEVTEGLDVLRQIEAQGSKDGKPKQKVIIADCGEYV; the protein is encoded by the exons ATGGCCACCACCAAGCGCGTGCTGTACGTGG GTGGGCTGGCAGAGGAGGTGGACGACAAAGTTCTTCATGctgcttttattccttttggaGACATCACAGATATTCAGATTCCTCTGGATTATGAAACAG AAAAACACCGAGGATTTGCTTTTGTTGAATTTGAGTTGGCGGAG GATGCTGCAGCAGCTATTGACAACATG AATGAATCTGAGCTCTTCGGACGGACAATTCGTGTCAATTTGGCAAAACcaatgaggattaaggagggctcTTCCAGACCAG TGTGGTCAGATGATGACTGGCTGAAGAAGTTTTCTGGGAAGACTCTTGAAGAGAATAAAGAGGAGGAAGGGTCGGAGCCTCCCAAAGTGGAAACCCAGGAG GGAGAGCCCGCTGCCAAAAAGGCCCGGTCAAATCCTCAGGTGTACATGGACATCAAGATCGGGAACAAGCCAGCCGGCCGCATCCAGATGCTGCTGCGTTCAGACGTTGTTCCCATGACAGCAG AGAATTTCCGATGCCTGTGCACCCACGAGAAGGGCTTTGGCTTTAAAGGAAGTAGCTTCCACCGCATCATCCCCCAGTTCATGTGCCAGGGCGGCGATTTCACGAACCACAACGGCACCGGGGGCAAGTCCATCTACGGGAAGAAGTTCGATGATGAGAACTTTATCCTCAAACACACGGGACCAG GCCTGCTCTCCATGGCCAACTCTGGCCCCAACACCAATGGCTCCCAGTTCTTCCTGACGTGTGACAAGACGGATTGGCTGGATGGCAAGCACGTGGTGTTTGGGGAGGTCACGGAAGGCCTGGATGTCCTGCGGCAGATCGAG GCCCAGGGCAGCAAGGACGGGAAACCGAAGCAGAAGGTGATCATCGCCGACTGCGGGGAGTACGTGTGA